The following are encoded in a window of Saccharothrix longispora genomic DNA:
- a CDS encoding thiamine-phosphate kinase, with product MRPEPPRNADTVAEVGEFGLIRRVTAGRTQPPTTLLGPGDDAAVVATPDGRVVVSTDVLVEGVHFRLDWSSPEQVGRKAAAVNLADVAAMGAVPTALTIGLACPADTPSSVVEGITAGLWQEAVVAGAGVVGGDMVSSATLVISVTAMGDMGGLEPVTRAGAQVGDVVAVCGRLGWAAGGLAVLQRGFRSPVAVVGAQRTPEPPYAAGPQAAAAGATAMIDVSDGLLADLGHIADESGIGIDIRTELLEVHPRLIDVAAALGADARHWALTGGEDHALAATFPEPAAVPEGWQTIGTVRHGSGVTVDGRAYEKPPGWEHWR from the coding sequence TTGCGTCCGGAGCCGCCGCGGAACGCGGACACGGTCGCTGAAGTGGGTGAGTTCGGTCTCATCCGCCGGGTGACGGCAGGTCGGACGCAGCCGCCCACCACCCTGCTCGGCCCGGGTGACGACGCGGCTGTGGTCGCGACGCCCGACGGCCGCGTGGTGGTGTCCACCGACGTGCTGGTCGAAGGTGTCCACTTCAGACTCGACTGGTCCTCCCCCGAGCAGGTCGGCCGCAAGGCGGCGGCCGTGAACCTGGCCGACGTGGCCGCCATGGGGGCGGTTCCGACCGCCCTCACGATCGGCCTCGCGTGCCCCGCGGACACGCCCTCCTCGGTGGTGGAGGGGATCACCGCCGGGCTGTGGCAGGAGGCCGTCGTCGCGGGGGCGGGCGTGGTGGGCGGCGACATGGTGTCCTCCGCGACACTGGTGATCTCCGTTACGGCGATGGGTGACATGGGTGGGCTGGAGCCCGTCACGCGGGCCGGCGCCCAGGTCGGCGACGTCGTCGCGGTGTGCGGTCGGCTCGGCTGGGCGGCGGGCGGTCTCGCCGTGCTCCAGCGCGGGTTCCGGTCGCCGGTCGCGGTGGTCGGGGCGCAGCGCACCCCCGAACCCCCGTACGCCGCCGGGCCGCAGGCCGCCGCCGCGGGCGCGACGGCGATGATCGACGTCTCGGACGGCCTGCTCGCCGACCTCGGGCACATCGCCGACGAGTCGGGCATCGGCATCGACATCCGCACCGAGCTGCTGGAGGTGCACCCGCGGCTGATCGACGTGGCGGCGGCGCTCGGCGCGGACGCCCGGCACTGGGCGCTCACCGGTGGCGAGGACCACGCGCTGGCCGCGACGTTCCCGGAACCCGCCGCCGTGCCCGAGGGCTGGCAGACCATCGGCACCGTCCGGCACGGCAGCGGTGTCACCGTGGACGGCCGCGCGTACGAGAAACCCCCTGGCTGGGAGCACTGGCGGTAG
- a CDS encoding Lrp/AsnC family transcriptional regulator — translation MVHAYILIQTEVGKAAAVAAEISGIPGVAQAEDVTGPYDVIVRAEADTVDQLGQLVVARIQNVEGITRTLTCPVVHL, via the coding sequence GTGGTGCACGCATACATCCTCATCCAGACCGAGGTCGGGAAGGCAGCCGCCGTCGCGGCGGAGATCTCCGGCATCCCCGGAGTGGCCCAAGCGGAGGACGTCACCGGTCCGTACGACGTGATCGTCCGGGCCGAGGCCGACACCGTCGACCAACTCGGACAGCTCGTGGTCGCCCGCATCCAGAACGTGGAGGGCATCACGCGAACCCTGACCTGCCCGGTGGTCCACCTGTAG
- a CDS encoding DUF3515 domain-containing protein: MAQEPEPASLLPRPLLVVALGLPALLAAGVAAVGLFLGAGGKDAPADPSVDRSGPVALVPVPAPGAGSAECGALVSALPMQLLSNGATLPRRELASPVPPGAVAWGDAAHEPIVLRCGLDRPADLTPTSTLRTISDVDWLVLSEGATSTWYAVDRPVYVALTVPSDAGTGPLQDISTTIRDTLAKGPVDTRG; this comes from the coding sequence GTGGCACAGGAACCGGAACCCGCCTCGCTGCTCCCCCGTCCGCTGCTCGTCGTGGCCCTGGGCCTGCCGGCGCTGCTCGCGGCGGGCGTGGCGGCCGTGGGCCTCTTCCTCGGCGCGGGGGGCAAGGACGCCCCCGCCGACCCGTCGGTCGACCGCTCCGGCCCCGTCGCGCTGGTACCCGTGCCCGCGCCGGGCGCCGGGTCGGCCGAGTGCGGGGCGCTGGTGAGCGCGCTGCCGATGCAGCTGCTGTCCAACGGCGCCACGCTGCCGCGCCGCGAACTGGCGTCCCCCGTCCCACCCGGCGCGGTGGCGTGGGGCGACGCGGCGCACGAGCCGATCGTGCTGCGGTGCGGTCTGGACCGACCGGCTGACCTCACGCCGACCTCCACCCTGCGGACGATCTCCGACGTCGACTGGCTGGTGCTGTCCGAGGGTGCCACGTCGACCTGGTACGCGGTGGACCGGCCGGTGTACGTGGCGCTGACCGTGCCGTCGGACGCGGGCACGGGGCCCCTGCAGGACATCTCGACGACGATCCGAGACACCCTCGCCAAGGGCCCCGTGGACACGCGGGGGTGA
- a CDS encoding D-alanine--D-alanine ligase family protein, translating to MTQRKTKVAVVFGGRSSEHMVSCLSAGSVLPHLDRERFEVVPVGITEGGAWVIGADDTKALEVRDRQLPTVASLVPVSGGELVPVTPDAVLGDVDVVFPVLHGAWGEDGTVQGLLELADIPYVGPGVLASAVAMDKEFTKRLLKDAGLPVGEFAILRRDEQTLADADRERLGLPVFVKPARAGSSVGISKVVDWSHLDSAIALARKTDPKVIIEAAVTGREVECGVLEFPDGRVEASLPAELRIVGGAVDWYDFDAKYLDDVAEFDIPAKLDEHVARDLRRMAVAAFRALDCQGLARVDFFVTEYDELVVNEVNTMPGFTPISMYPAMWAKTGVDYPSLLTTLVETAIARGTGLR from the coding sequence ATGACACAGCGCAAGACCAAGGTCGCCGTGGTGTTCGGCGGGCGCAGCAGCGAGCACATGGTCTCCTGCCTGTCCGCCGGCAGCGTCCTCCCGCACCTGGACCGCGAGCGGTTCGAGGTGGTGCCGGTGGGGATCACCGAGGGCGGCGCGTGGGTGATCGGCGCCGACGACACGAAGGCGCTGGAGGTGCGGGACCGGCAGCTGCCCACCGTCGCCTCCCTGGTCCCGGTGTCCGGCGGCGAGCTGGTCCCGGTGACCCCCGACGCGGTGCTGGGCGACGTGGACGTGGTCTTCCCCGTCCTGCACGGCGCGTGGGGCGAGGACGGCACCGTCCAGGGCCTGCTGGAGCTCGCCGACATCCCCTACGTCGGCCCCGGCGTCCTGGCGAGCGCGGTCGCCATGGACAAGGAGTTCACCAAGCGCCTCCTCAAGGACGCGGGCCTCCCGGTCGGCGAGTTCGCGATCCTGCGCCGCGACGAGCAGACCCTGGCCGACGCCGACCGCGAGCGGCTCGGCCTCCCTGTCTTCGTGAAGCCCGCCCGCGCCGGGTCGTCGGTCGGCATCTCCAAGGTCGTCGACTGGTCCCACCTGGACAGCGCGATCGCGCTGGCCCGCAAGACCGACCCGAAGGTCATCATCGAGGCCGCGGTGACCGGCCGCGAGGTCGAGTGCGGCGTGCTGGAGTTCCCGGACGGCCGCGTCGAGGCGTCGCTGCCCGCCGAGCTGCGCATCGTCGGCGGCGCGGTCGACTGGTACGACTTCGACGCCAAGTACCTCGACGACGTCGCCGAGTTCGACATCCCGGCCAAGCTCGACGAGCACGTCGCCCGCGACCTGCGCCGGATGGCCGTCGCCGCGTTCCGCGCGCTCGACTGCCAGGGCCTGGCCCGCGTCGACTTCTTCGTCACCGAGTACGACGAGCTGGTCGTCAACGAGGTCAACACGATGCCCGGCTTCACGCCGATCTCGATGTACCCGGCGATGTGGGCGAAGACCGGCGTGGACTACCCGTCGCTGCTCACGACCCTCGTGGAGACCGCGATCGCCCGGGGCACCGGCCTGCGCTAG
- the pdxR gene encoding MocR-like pyridoxine biosynthesis transcription factor PdxR, with protein sequence MSETALAVSLDRTSGEPLAVQLAEALRTAAADGRLRSGDRLPSTRALAERLGVSRTVTAAAYEQLHAEGWIAGRHGSGTYVTTTPPGALRARTRRAAAPAVPSGVLDLAPGAPWAEGLDRAAWRRAWRAAADVPPLFRPARAGLPEYRAVVAEHLLRHRGLAVRGGLREEHVLATGGTTAALVELAAAVLEPGDAVAVEEPGYQRAVSALRSAGVRVVQAPVDEEGILVDAVPAGVRGVYCSPAHQYPMGGRMSAGRRVALVERARAEGWLVVEDDYDGELRYDVAPLPLLAALAPDVVVHLGTTSKILTPTLGAGWMVAPEPVATAVLAHRDETGTSPSAAGQRVLVELARNGDLGRHLRKLRRELSERRALLSAAFAEAGIPVLGDDAGAHIVVPLPTAQAERDVLAEALAHGLRLDGLGRHHAGRPAVHGAAIGYSACSRDQLAAAIPTLIPLLTPRVQPPGVGLSRRPSSTVAVGVTPSG encoded by the coding sequence TTGTCGGAGACCGCGCTCGCCGTCTCGCTGGACCGCACGTCGGGCGAGCCGCTGGCCGTGCAGCTCGCGGAGGCGCTGCGCACGGCCGCCGCCGACGGCAGGCTGCGCAGCGGCGACCGGCTGCCGTCCACCCGGGCGCTGGCCGAGCGGCTGGGCGTGAGCCGGACCGTGACGGCGGCGGCCTACGAACAGCTGCACGCCGAGGGCTGGATCGCCGGGCGGCACGGGTCGGGCACCTACGTGACCACCACGCCGCCGGGGGCGCTGCGGGCGCGCACCCGCCGTGCCGCGGCGCCCGCCGTGCCGTCCGGGGTGCTCGACCTGGCGCCCGGCGCGCCGTGGGCGGAAGGGCTGGACCGGGCGGCCTGGCGGCGGGCGTGGCGCGCGGCGGCGGACGTGCCGCCGCTGTTCCGGCCCGCGCGCGCGGGGCTGCCCGAGTACCGGGCCGTGGTCGCCGAGCACCTGCTGCGCCACCGCGGCCTGGCCGTGCGCGGCGGGTTGCGCGAGGAGCACGTGCTGGCGACCGGCGGCACCACCGCCGCGCTGGTCGAGCTGGCGGCGGCCGTGCTGGAACCCGGTGACGCGGTGGCCGTGGAGGAACCCGGTTACCAGCGCGCCGTGTCCGCCCTGCGGTCGGCGGGCGTGCGGGTCGTGCAGGCGCCCGTGGACGAGGAGGGCATCCTCGTCGACGCCGTGCCGGCGGGCGTGCGCGGCGTGTACTGCTCGCCCGCGCACCAGTACCCGATGGGCGGGCGCATGTCGGCCGGGCGGCGGGTGGCCCTGGTGGAGCGCGCCCGCGCCGAGGGGTGGCTGGTCGTGGAGGACGACTACGACGGCGAGCTGCGCTACGACGTCGCCCCCCTGCCGCTGCTGGCCGCGCTCGCGCCGGACGTCGTGGTGCACCTGGGCACGACGAGCAAGATCCTCACCCCGACGCTCGGCGCGGGCTGGATGGTGGCGCCCGAACCCGTCGCCACCGCCGTCCTCGCCCACCGCGACGAGACCGGCACCAGCCCGTCCGCGGCGGGGCAGCGCGTGCTGGTCGAACTCGCCCGCAACGGCGACCTGGGCCGGCACCTGCGCAAGCTCCGGCGCGAGCTGTCCGAGCGCCGGGCCCTGCTCTCCGCCGCGTTCGCCGAGGCGGGCATCCCCGTGCTGGGCGACGACGCGGGCGCGCACATCGTCGTGCCCCTGCCCACCGCGCAGGCCGAGCGCGACGTCCTCGCCGAAGCCCTGGCCCACGGCCTGCGCCTGGACGGCCTGGGCCGCCACCACGCGGGCCGCCCCGCGGTCCACGGCGCCGCGATCGGCTACAGCGCCTGCTCGCGCGACCAGCTCGCCGCCGCGATCCCCACCCTCATCCCCCTCCTCACCCCGAGAGTCCAACCCCCGGGCGTTGGACTCTCGCGACGTCCGAGTTCCACGGTCGCGGTGGGGGTTACGCCATCCGGGTAG
- a CDS encoding pyridoxamine 5'-phosphate oxidase family protein, translating into MTLSPTPRSTIRRGSKRAATDRADLHAVLDAALVCHLAVVVDDAPLVLPTGYGRDGDTLYLHGSTGARSLREAARGVPVCVAVTLLDGVVYARSVFDHSMNYRAAVVHGTAVPVTDPDAKAHALRVLTEHIAPGSWDYARQPTPKELAATSVLALDLAEASVKIRSGPPGDEEDDVAANARWAGVLPLRTSWGAAESDPALVGDWDVPPHVVNRT; encoded by the coding sequence ATGACCCTGTCACCGACGCCGCGCAGCACGATCAGGCGCGGGAGCAAGCGCGCCGCCACCGACCGCGCCGACCTGCACGCCGTCCTCGACGCCGCCCTGGTGTGCCACCTCGCCGTCGTCGTGGACGACGCGCCGCTCGTCCTGCCCACCGGCTACGGCCGCGACGGGGACACCCTCTACCTGCACGGCTCGACCGGCGCGCGCAGCCTCCGCGAGGCCGCGCGCGGCGTGCCGGTGTGCGTCGCCGTGACCCTCCTGGACGGTGTCGTCTACGCGCGCTCGGTGTTCGACCACTCGATGAACTACCGCGCGGCCGTCGTCCACGGCACCGCCGTCCCGGTCACCGACCCGGACGCCAAGGCGCACGCCCTGCGCGTCCTCACCGAGCACATCGCGCCCGGCTCGTGGGACTACGCCCGGCAGCCGACGCCGAAGGAGCTGGCCGCGACGTCGGTGCTGGCGCTCGACCTCGCCGAGGCGTCGGTGAAGATCCGCAGCGGCCCGCCCGGCGACGAGGAGGACGACGTCGCCGCGAACGCGCGGTGGGCGGGCGTGCTGCCGCTGCGCACCTCGTGGGGCGCGGCGGAGTCGGACCCCGCGCTGGTGGGCGACTGGGACGTCCCACCGCACGTCGTGAACAGGACCTGA
- a CDS encoding cysteine dioxygenase, producing MFAVPENTIALPQSHAAPHPVRIALDVAARRERWAHLLRYDPDTRFAALVERTDEQEVWLMSWLPGQHTDLHDHGPTTGAFTVVGGSLTEVVASRGHQVLHNLVAGQSRVFGPDYAHQVRNDGVDPAVTIHVYRDGGRTVRPVRFDPVG from the coding sequence ATGTTCGCCGTTCCGGAGAACACGATCGCCCTGCCCCAGTCGCACGCCGCGCCGCACCCGGTGCGGATCGCGCTCGACGTGGCGGCGCGGCGGGAGCGCTGGGCCCACCTGCTCCGCTACGACCCCGACACCCGCTTCGCCGCCCTCGTCGAGCGCACCGACGAGCAGGAGGTGTGGCTGATGAGCTGGCTGCCCGGCCAGCACACCGACCTGCACGACCACGGCCCGACGACCGGCGCGTTCACCGTGGTCGGCGGCTCGCTGACCGAGGTGGTCGCGTCCCGCGGCCACCAGGTGCTGCACAACCTGGTGGCCGGCCAGTCGCGCGTGTTCGGGCCCGACTACGCCCACCAGGTGCGCAACGACGGCGTCGACCCCGCCGTCACGATCCACGTCTACCGCGACGGCGGGCGCACCGTCCGCCCGGTGCGGTTCGACCCCGTCGGCTAG
- a CDS encoding cystathionine gamma-lyase, translating to MNDVGRWGDGTRVVHTTPAVAGEPFTAGPVFASAYHLGGADTYGRAHNPTWRVLEEALGGLEGGTTVLFPSGMAAISTLLRVVLAPGDTVVVPGDGYYLTRALVAGMPVEVVEAPTAGPYPSFDGVRLVLLESPSNPGLDVCDIAALAEAAHAAGALVAVDNTTATPLGQLPLALGADVVVSSDTKAVAGHSDVLLGHVTAADPELAEEVRAARTTGGAIPGPFEAWLAHRGLGTLDLRLARQAENAAALYDALKAHPAVTGLRWPGAPEDPAHAVAARQMRRFGGVLTFVLADADAVAAFLARSELVYASTSFGGLHTSLDRRAQWGDPVPEGLVRLSAGCEDTGDLVADVLKAL from the coding sequence GTGAACGACGTCGGCCGGTGGGGCGACGGCACGCGGGTCGTGCACACGACGCCGGCGGTGGCGGGGGAGCCGTTCACCGCGGGGCCCGTGTTCGCGTCGGCGTACCACCTGGGCGGCGCGGACACCTACGGCCGCGCGCACAACCCGACGTGGCGGGTGCTGGAGGAGGCGCTGGGCGGGCTGGAGGGCGGCACGACCGTGCTCTTCCCGTCCGGCATGGCGGCGATCTCGACGCTGCTGCGCGTCGTCCTCGCCCCCGGCGACACCGTCGTCGTGCCCGGTGACGGCTACTACCTGACCCGCGCGCTGGTCGCCGGGATGCCCGTGGAGGTCGTCGAGGCGCCCACCGCCGGGCCGTACCCGTCGTTCGACGGCGTGCGGCTGGTGCTGCTGGAGTCGCCGTCCAACCCGGGGCTCGACGTGTGCGACATCGCGGCGCTCGCCGAGGCCGCGCACGCCGCCGGCGCGCTGGTGGCGGTGGACAACACGACCGCGACGCCGCTCGGGCAGCTGCCGCTGGCGCTGGGCGCGGACGTCGTGGTGAGCAGCGACACCAAGGCCGTGGCGGGGCACAGCGACGTGCTGCTCGGGCACGTCACCGCGGCCGACCCGGAACTGGCCGAGGAGGTCCGCGCGGCCCGCACCACCGGCGGCGCGATCCCCGGCCCGTTCGAGGCGTGGCTGGCGCACCGCGGGCTCGGCACGCTCGACCTGCGGCTCGCCCGCCAGGCGGAGAACGCCGCCGCGCTGTACGACGCGCTCAAGGCGCACCCGGCGGTGACCGGGCTGCGCTGGCCCGGCGCGCCCGAGGACCCGGCGCACGCCGTCGCGGCCAGGCAGATGCGCCGCTTCGGCGGCGTGCTCACCTTCGTGCTGGCGGACGCGGACGCCGTCGCGGCGTTCCTGGCGCGCTCGGAGCTGGTGTACGCGAGCACCAGCTTCGGCGGGCTGCACACGAGCCTCGACCGGCGCGCCCAGTGGGGCGACCCGGTGCCGGAGGGCCTGGTCAGGCTGTCCGCGGGCTGCGAGGACACCGGGGACCTGGTGGCCGACGTGCTGAAGGCCCTCTGA
- a CDS encoding NAD(P)H-dependent glycerol-3-phosphate dehydrogenase — protein MDRVAVLGAGSWGTAFAKVLADSGTDVVLWARRAEVADAISTGRVNTDYLPDVVLPANLTATADADKALDGARAVVLAVPSQTLRENLAGWRPSLPPGATLVSLAKGVELGTLKRMSEVVREVAGVPEDQVAVVTGPNLAKEIAAEQPTATVIACTDHDRAVELQHACSNSYFRPYTNVDVVGCELGGACKNVIALACGMAAGMGFGDNTMASIITRGLAETARLGAALGADPLTFAGLAGLGDLVATCASPLSRNRSFGERLGRGDSLARAQEAAHGQVAEGVKSCSSIRELAARHDVDMPITEGVHQVCHEGLDPRVLTAALLGRERKAERQ, from the coding sequence GTGGACCGGGTCGCGGTGCTGGGCGCCGGGTCGTGGGGCACCGCCTTCGCCAAGGTGCTCGCCGACTCCGGCACGGACGTGGTGCTGTGGGCGCGGCGCGCCGAGGTGGCCGACGCCATCTCGACGGGCCGGGTGAACACCGACTACCTGCCGGACGTGGTGCTGCCGGCGAACCTGACCGCCACCGCCGACGCCGACAAGGCGCTCGACGGCGCGCGGGCCGTGGTGCTGGCCGTGCCGAGCCAGACGCTGCGGGAGAACCTCGCCGGCTGGCGCCCGTCGCTGCCGCCCGGCGCCACGCTGGTCAGCCTGGCCAAGGGCGTCGAGCTGGGCACGCTCAAGCGGATGAGCGAGGTCGTCCGCGAGGTCGCCGGGGTGCCGGAGGACCAGGTCGCCGTGGTGACCGGGCCGAACCTGGCCAAGGAGATCGCGGCCGAGCAGCCGACCGCCACGGTCATCGCGTGCACCGACCACGACCGGGCGGTGGAGTTGCAGCACGCCTGCTCCAACTCCTACTTCCGGCCGTACACGAACGTCGACGTCGTCGGCTGCGAGCTGGGCGGGGCGTGCAAGAACGTCATCGCGCTGGCGTGCGGCATGGCGGCGGGCATGGGGTTCGGCGACAACACGATGGCCTCGATCATCACCCGCGGCCTGGCCGAGACGGCGCGGCTGGGCGCGGCGCTGGGCGCCGACCCGCTCACGTTCGCGGGCCTGGCCGGCCTGGGCGACCTGGTGGCGACGTGCGCCTCACCGCTGTCGCGCAACCGGTCGTTCGGTGAGAGGCTCGGCCGCGGCGACTCCCTGGCGCGGGCGCAGGAGGCGGCGCACGGGCAGGTCGCCGAGGGCGTGAAGTCGTGCTCGTCGATCCGCGAGCTGGCCGCGCGCCACGACGTGGACATGCCCATCACCGAGGGCGTGCACCAGGTGTGCCACGAAGGGCTCGACCCGCGCGTGCTCACCGCGGCGCTGCTCGGGCGGGAGCGGAAGGCGGAACGGCAGTGA
- a CDS encoding lysophospholipid acyltransferase family protein has product MAREKGGFWVGFAAAVFYPSTAVMARRRTEGGERLPRKGGALVVMNHVSHLDPVYDAVFTHEQGRVPHFLAKHGLWNVPVLGSVLKGARQIPVYRGTSDAQQSLRAAHDALEQGLVVIIYPEGTITRDPDGWPMGSRTGVARLALEHDVPVLPVARWGTRDVYDHYRRKFRPLPRKTVVTKVGEPVDLSAHRARPQNLALLREVTDLLMGEVKDLLAEIREEPAPDGFYSAKKS; this is encoded by the coding sequence GTGGCCAGAGAGAAGGGCGGCTTCTGGGTCGGGTTCGCCGCGGCGGTCTTCTACCCGTCGACCGCCGTGATGGCGCGCCGGCGCACGGAGGGCGGCGAGCGGCTTCCCCGGAAGGGCGGCGCGCTGGTCGTGATGAACCACGTGTCCCACCTGGACCCGGTCTACGACGCGGTGTTCACGCACGAGCAGGGGCGCGTGCCGCACTTCCTGGCCAAGCACGGCCTGTGGAACGTCCCGGTGCTCGGCTCCGTGCTCAAGGGCGCCCGCCAGATCCCCGTCTACCGCGGCACGTCCGACGCCCAGCAGAGCCTGCGCGCCGCCCACGACGCCCTGGAGCAGGGCCTGGTGGTGATCATCTACCCGGAGGGCACGATCACCCGCGACCCCGACGGCTGGCCGATGGGCTCCCGCACGGGCGTGGCGCGGCTCGCGCTGGAGCACGACGTGCCGGTGCTGCCCGTCGCCCGCTGGGGCACCCGCGACGTCTACGACCACTACCGCCGGAAGTTCCGGCCGCTCCCGCGCAAGACCGTCGTGACGAAGGTCGGCGAGCCGGTCGACCTGTCCGCCCACCGCGCCCGGCCGCAGAACCTCGCCCTGCTGCGCGAGGTCACCGACCTGCTGATGGGCGAGGTGAAGGACCTGCTGGCGGAGATCCGCGAGGAGCCGGCGCCGGACGGCTTCTACTCGGCGAAGAAGTCCTGA
- the cofC gene encoding 2-phospho-L-lactate guanylyltransferase: protein MGAEVDLVVPVKTLDRAKSRLVGLDRPALALAFALDTVTAALPAVRRVVVVTSDRAVAAELRALGVESIAGPEGLNESLRFGSEVLRARDASSVVGALQADLPALRTAELAAALAAVTGRSFVPDRQGTGTTVLLSAPGGALDPSFGAGSAAAHAASGAAPLIGPWPSLRHDVDTAEDLGSAAALGLGARTAAVLAPVCG from the coding sequence GTGGGAGCCGAAGTGGACCTGGTGGTGCCGGTCAAGACGCTGGACCGGGCCAAGTCGCGACTCGTGGGGCTGGACCGGCCGGCGCTCGCGCTGGCGTTCGCGCTCGACACCGTCACCGCCGCCCTGCCCGCCGTGCGCCGTGTGGTGGTCGTCACGTCCGATCGCGCGGTGGCGGCGGAGCTGCGGGCGCTCGGCGTCGAGTCGATCGCCGGGCCGGAGGGGTTGAACGAGTCGCTGCGGTTCGGCTCGGAGGTGCTGCGGGCGCGGGACGCCTCCTCGGTCGTGGGGGCGCTCCAGGCCGACCTGCCCGCGCTGCGGACCGCCGAGCTCGCGGCGGCGCTGGCGGCGGTGACGGGCCGGTCGTTCGTCCCGGACCGCCAGGGCACGGGGACGACGGTCCTGCTGTCCGCGCCCGGCGGCGCGCTGGACCCGTCGTTCGGCGCGGGGTCGGCGGCGGCGCACGCGGCGTCCGGCGCGGCGCCGCTGATCGGGCCGTGGCCGTCGCTGCGGCACGACGTCGACACGGCGGAGGACCTGGGGTCGGCGGCGGCGCTGGGGCTGGGCGCCCGGACGGCGGCGGTCCTCGCGCCGGTGTGCGGCTGA